A window of Choloepus didactylus isolate mChoDid1 chromosome 23, mChoDid1.pri, whole genome shotgun sequence contains these coding sequences:
- the POP5 gene encoding ribonuclease P/MRP protein subunit POP5 isoform X1, with product MVRFKHRYLLCELVSDDPRCRLSLEDRVLNCLVRDTIARVHGTFGAAACSVGFAVRYLNAYTGIVLLRCRKEFYQLVWSALPFITYLENKGHRYPCFFNTLHVGGTIRTCQKFLIQYNRRQLLILLQNCTDEGEREAIQKSVTRSSLLEEKSGEEASECCSLNTAALCPTLGFIYQNRISGNQQHLLQHTKLEDCPPGDNLPIRIGGLIHLN from the exons ATGGTGCGGTTCAAGCACCG GTACCTGCTGTGCGAACTGGTGTCCGACGACCCTCGCTGCCGGCTGAGTCTAGAGGACCGAGTGCTGAATTGCCTCGTGCGGGACACGATCGCCCGCGTGCATGGGACTTTCGGTGCAGCTGCCTGCTCGGTCGGATTCGCGG TGAGATACCTCAATGCATATACTGGAATAGTGCTACTACGATGCCGGAAGGAATTCTACCAGCTTGTGTGGTCAGCTCTTCCCTTCATCACATATTTGGAAAACAAAGGACACCGTTATCCTTgttttttcaacaccttgcacgTGGGAG GTACAATTAGAACATGTCAGAAGTTCCTGATTCAGTACAACAGGAGACAGCTGCTGATCTTGTTGCAGAACTGCACGGATGAAG GAGAACGGGAAGCTATCCAGAAATCTGTCACAAGAAGCTCTTTGCTAGAGGAGAAGTCAG GGGAAGAAGCTTCAGAATGCTGCTCTCTGAACACAGCTGCACTGTGCCCAACCTTGGGATTCATTTATCAGAATAGGATCTCTGGGAACCAGCAGCATCTTCTACAACACACCAAACTAGAAGACTGCCCACCAGGGGACAATTTACCAATTCGAATTGGAGGACTTATTCACTTAAACTGA
- the POP5 gene encoding ribonuclease P/MRP protein subunit POP5 isoform X2: protein MVRFKHRYLLCELVSDDPRCRLSLEDRVLNCLVRDTIARVHGTFGAAACSVGFAVRYLNAYTGIVLLRCRKEFYQLVWSALPFITYLENKGHRYPCFFNTLHVGGTIRTCQKFLIQYNRRQLLILLQNCTDEGEREAIQKSVTRSSLLEEKSGEEELSESGGEECAAVME, encoded by the exons ATGGTGCGGTTCAAGCACCG GTACCTGCTGTGCGAACTGGTGTCCGACGACCCTCGCTGCCGGCTGAGTCTAGAGGACCGAGTGCTGAATTGCCTCGTGCGGGACACGATCGCCCGCGTGCATGGGACTTTCGGTGCAGCTGCCTGCTCGGTCGGATTCGCGG TGAGATACCTCAATGCATATACTGGAATAGTGCTACTACGATGCCGGAAGGAATTCTACCAGCTTGTGTGGTCAGCTCTTCCCTTCATCACATATTTGGAAAACAAAGGACACCGTTATCCTTgttttttcaacaccttgcacgTGGGAG GTACAATTAGAACATGTCAGAAGTTCCTGATTCAGTACAACAGGAGACAGCTGCTGATCTTGTTGCAGAACTGCACGGATGAAG GAGAACGGGAAGCTATCCAGAAATCTGTCACAAGAAGCTCTTTGCTAGAGGAGAAGTCAGGTGAGGAGGAGCTCTCGGAGAGTGGTGGTGAGGAATGTGCTGCGGTGATGGAGTGA